One genomic region from Bacillus alveayuensis encodes:
- a CDS encoding multicomponent Na+:H+ antiporter subunit C (product_source=KO:K05567; cog=COG1006; ko=KO:K05567; pfam=PF00420; superfamily=161111; tigrfam=TIGR00941; transmembrane_helix_parts=Outside_1_3,TMhelix_4_21,Inside_22_25,TMhelix_26_48,Outside_49_67,TMhelix_68_90,Inside_91_112) — protein sequence MEILMSIVSGMLFMAATYLMLSKSLLRIIIGTGLLSHGAHLLILTMGGLKQGTVPLLSEYAKSYVDPLPQALILTAIVISFGVTSFFLVLAYRSYQELGTDDMEQLRGNDQK from the coding sequence ATGGAAATTTTAATGTCCATTGTATCTGGAATGTTGTTCATGGCTGCTACATATTTAATGCTTTCCAAAAGCTTATTGAGAATTATTATTGGTACAGGCTTATTAAGTCATGGCGCCCACCTTTTGATTTTAACAATGGGTGGCTTAAAACAAGGAACGGTGCCATTACTTAGTGAATATGCCAAATCTTATGTTGATCCATTGCCACAAGCGCTCATTTTGACTGCGATCGTAATTAGTTTTGGCGTTACTTCGTTTTTCTTAGTCCTTGCTTATCGTTCTTATCAAGAACTTGGAACTGACGATATGGAACAATTAAGGGGAAATGATCAAAAATGA